The genomic window ATTAACAAAGGGATTTTCATTGTTGCATATTTCTTAGGTTTCTGGTTTTGTGTGCGTCTGcaccaaaaaaaagtcaaattatctCTTGAAATAGCACCAAAAGACAAACACCTAACCGTGTACCAGTCAGGTATATGTTCAAAGTATGTTTTAAAAATAGTACATAGCAAGTGTGCAGTGCAGTCTAATCGTTAACCACAACGTGATTAGATTTATAAAATGGCAAAGAAGTAAACAACACTAACTGTATATAACCAGACACATAAAGCTGATCCTCAATCAATGCAAACTCGTCAGAGCTGGTAGGTTGACTTGTCTTCGATCACAGGTCTGTTAGGATGTTTCTTTTGTTTATATCCTGACAATGGATCCAAGTCTACTCTGAGCTGCTGCTGGACTCGGGTTCCAGCAAATGTTTGGTAAAGTCGGATAATTTCAAATCTGGTTTCAATTGAAAAGTATAAAGACTACGTTGTTAATGTGTACTCATTACCCAGGTTGCCTTCTGCTTTAAAAAATAGATTCATGGAGAAACAACTGAAGCTCAATTACTGAGGTgtctaaaaaatgttttataaaaatgcATTTCCAAATTCTAGCTCCTGTGAGAGATATTTGTAAATGTTGACAGTTTTAAAAATACTTTAGTAACCGCAGTTACTTGTGAAGTTAATTCAGCATATAGCACCAGCTTGTAGATCATGCCAAGCCTTGGGTTTGGTCTAAAGAGCAAATCTGTGATGCACTAAAAGTGTAACCCAGACAGCAGTGAGACAAATTGACAAATCTTCAAAGAACTTAAAGTGCCACTCCAGTCCCACTCCAGCTTCCCAGACTTCAGCCATCTAAACCTAACCACAGTACACGTTTTGTTTCTAAGACAACTGATGGGGAGCTTCAAGCATTTCCATTAGGAAAGTGTCAATAGGTGTGTCACCGATCAGCTTGAAGAAGAAAAGATGCTCCAAGCACTTCAAGCCAATGGAACGCAGTGCAGGCAGTCGAAGGAGGAGCTTAGCAAACCTGCAACGACAAAAGATTTCGATCAGAAGATGCTGTTGACTGGCGTTTAACAATACAGGAGAGAGAGAATACAGAAGACAGACAATGACTGACCTTCCCTGCTGCTCTGGGTATTTCTGTTTGCAGTAGGCTTCCAATGATGCATAGACCTTTTCTCTAAGGAGCTCCACCTCACTAGTGTTGGAGAGTCCTTTAGCATCTGCAGAAAACGCATTAGTATGAACACCCACAGCCATGTCCTCCCATTTGGCTTTATTAAGAATGTGACATATTACTGCGACAAACCTGGGTTGAAGAGGACAATGGCTCGGAGGCAGCCCAGCTCTGTCTTGTCCATTTGCATATCTCTCATTTTATTGACAAGCTCAGTAAGAACCCTAAATAATGACAAAGATTTTAGTAAGTGAACAACACAAAAAAGTACATGTCAACTGTGACTTATTCTCTGAATTTAAGGGGTAATATTACCTGTCGAATATGGCACCGACTTCTGCACTCTGCACACTCTCcctgtgcaaaaaaataatacattttgcaACAGTTAGAAGGTTAAGCTAAACTCCACTTACAGTTGAAGTAATGGCCAGTTTGTCTGTTGATGTACCTGTCAAAAATGGCTCCAACTCCTGCACTGTGTGCACTGTCCCGCTGCAACTCAGAGGCCAGAAGAACTCCATCCTTCAAAGCGATCGAGCGATGGGAGAAGGAGGCAATGAGGAGCTCATTCCACCCTGGGACATTAAAATATGAGGCAAAACAGATGAGTGACAACTGAACTAAGAGCATTAACActtagatttaacccataaagacccaatgctgctTTTGTGGCTCGCAAAttaatttatctccatttaacctctcttaagtgatttaccatcatcatttatcatcctcagtatttagcatttttcaatggaaatcaggtattttcctatattttatatactgatcatatagaaaaaaatctcagattaaacttAATTGAAAACTTTCAGCAGATATCCATGTCTcaacatgaaaacaagtgtctatatttgtcaaactacatgtgtttttattggtgaatcaatgttgcagacagtgactgtttccacattcacaatagagactctgaacatccaaatgggtcctatctgatgaccatggaaagatgacaaaactATTTTATCTCAATCATTTACAcaaattgatagaattagtggttcaacagatattaaatttagatcagtagatggttgttgTTGctggcagctgtttgggtctttgcggGTTAAAAGGTAGGCAAGTTATGAATGGAGAGACAGATACTAGCTTTATTTAACACATGTTAAGAATTACAAcaatcaaactgaaaaaaataaaaacaaaacactaggACACGTGTGGACTGAAATCAGCTAAATAAGACCATTACCATACAGGTAAGACACAGGTACCATGAGACCTCCTGTTCCCCATCAACCTCTAGCACACCAAGTCTCACTCTCCATGTTACATCTACACACAATTCCCTTTGAAATGCTTTAACAAACTCAAGCCATTAATTGGAGTTTTCCCTTGTTGACTGCCATAACGCAATACTTGCACCTCAACTCTCTCTGGACCTCATCACCAATCAAAGCAACTACAGAAAACATCACTGATTACAGATCAGAGTTTCAAGTCTTCACTCTACTGCAGTTCAGTAACTAGTCAGTTAGTTTccgtttattttgaatatgcaataaAAGTAAACACAATAATCATAAATTAGTGgttatgaataaaaacagatttcaagaaaacatgaaaatttaTAACATATGATTGGAATCACATATTCGAAAAGGActgggaagaagtataaacttatttactCCCACCCCATCTCCACACAAGTCAATTATTTAACTTCCTATTAGAAAAATTTATTCCCTTGGATGTTTATGGAATTTGTTAATTACAATTGTaatttttcataaaaatacacatacatacacacacctatacagacatacaaaaaataaattaaaacattatTGACGATAACAACATGAATAAAGTACAAtagttaataaaataaaaaagaaaatccaataaagggaagaaaaaacaacaaaaacaaaaaaagaaaactgaactacaaatacACACTACTATTTGGTGGAAGAAATATGCTGCATTATTTACTTCCACATATGATTTGAGGTAAACGTCTTTAAGACTTTACACTTTATGATTACTCTTTAGCTAAAATGTGTAAGTAGAACGCTGTCAACACACTGGGACAGCTCCACCACAGCTTGTGTAATCGACAACAGTGACACACTAAAAACCCCAACAAAACATATTAGTCGTGCTGCCAACCTTAACAACATTATAAGCCTCAGCCTTGGTCTCAGTTGCCCTAAAGTGATTATTGCAATTATTGTTGTAAAGTGTGTTTCTTCAGACATGACTGCATGGTCTTTTTCTTACCTGCACGCAGAAGGATGACCTGATCATCAAGGGGCAGTTCACAAAAATGGGGGATTCTCTTCGCCCACTCAACCAAAGCAAACAGTTGTTTGTCCGCAGTCTGACAGATGTTGGTAACTGCATCCTGGGGCTATGACCAAACGAGTATAGCGTCATGTTAAAAACACTACTCATGGAGTTTATTCTAAAACACGGATCCAAAATCCATCATTCTGCAGTCAAGTTACTTGTAGAAATCTTTTGACTACAGTGTTTTAACCACTCACAGAGTTTCCTGCAGAGCCTGAATCTGTGTGAAGCTCAGTCTTTTGCTCCACAGCCGTCTCTGCTTCTAATATCTTCTCCACTGGCATCTCTTCATTCACTCCGACACTGAACTCCAACTCTCCCTCACGTTCTCGGTTCCTCTGGCGTTCCTCCTGGACCGCTGTGAGGGAAGGAATGGAAAGAACGGGTAGAACCCAAGAATGAAAgacagtttggggggggggggggggcagttaatATTTGGGTCAGAAAGATTTCTTTAATGCAAAAAATTCTCAGCCTCTGCAGGGAACCGCTCTAACGTGAAAACCAACCATTTTGTCAAAATACGCCTACAAACTCTGTATTCAGTCATTTATGactgaaatgaaaacataaaaatctcTTTAGGACGTATCCTGAGATTTGATATTTAAATGAGATTCAAATGATGGTACTTGTTTCTCAGTGTATCTCTACttttgttgagtttatttccATAATTAATAGAACCATAAGCACTTGAACTTGTTATCTGCCTgagtttcatcatcatcatcatgctctgtTGCTCTCAAGTTACATACGGCAAATCCGCTTAATGTTTCACTCTAAATGTTAGAATAACAATGCATTTACGAACTCAACAATTTTTACCCTTCCTGAAGCTCTGTGCTAACCAACCCAGGGCTTCATGAGGACAACTGCCACAAATACTAACGTTGGTCTAATGTTAGTCAATGCatcaattggggggggggggggggggggtctatatTGTCCACAGAAATCCAGCAAAAAGGGATTGCTGTGGGGACAATCACAATATTTTCTAAGTAAAGTAGAACAAAAGGTATAAACAGAACTGTATAAAAATTATAATGCTGGTACAGACAAAAGTACAGCCATAAGAAACttgaatgaaaacacacttgtACTGATAATAAAAACAATTTGTGATATTCTCACTTCTACACTTCATAACAATGGCACCATTACCATATCTACTACTGTTATTGTCAAATCTGCTGCTATTTTGCTCCATTATGCACCTCCTTGCCTCAAAACCATTACTGCATTACACTACCACCACTATTGTAAATAGATTTGATATCTAtctttacaccatttatttattcttattctatttttaacttttaaaaaaatgcatgacactaacaaggtgagagagaaacagcatCTTAATTCTCTGTAtttcctgtgcatctagtgaactgacaataaaaaaatctttgaatgtaaAGGAGATGTGAAGGAATGAACAACAAAAAATACTGTTGACACCTTTAGCTCATTTCTAAACTGACATCCACCCTCACCAGTCATGATAACCAAATACATTACAATACATCAATATTTGAATTATTTGATGTTGAACCTACAATTCATACCTTCCCTCTTCATGCCCATGGCAAGGCACTTCTGGTAGCGGCAGTACTGGCAGCGATTGCGCTGGCGTTTGTCAACCAGGCACTCTTTGTTATCCCTGCAGGTATAGCTCAGGTCTTTGCGCACAGTTCGTTTGAAGAAACCTTTGCAACCCTCACAGCTGTACACCCCATAGTGTTTGCCTGTATGttacataaatgaaaaaaaaaaaaaaacacatttgggaAAATTGAGCAAAATCAAACCATCAAACTGACACACAGTTTTGCATTTCCCCTGACAACTGTGCCAACTTTCTCTTCACATGATGTTTAACATGCTAATACTGCTTTTAGTGCATTCACTCACCAGAGGAGCGGTCTCCACAGATAACACAGAGGCGTTTCTGAGACATCATTATTCCAGGACTGTGAGCTGGCATGGGACGCAGGCCAAATGGAGGCTTGACATCTTCGGAGCTGCTGATGGAGTGCATCCCTGATACAGGTGCTGAAGAGCTAATCTGGATTTACAGTGGGGCCAAACAAGATCATCAAAACACCTTTAGTAGTTGACTGAATGTCATTTTAAGTAGAGCTTTACTAGTTTAACAAACTAAACAATTACTGGAAAACACTGCTTGTAACTGGTTAAAATATCAATATGTACAAAAAGAGCATATCaactagagttaaaaaaaaaatactgctgaGGTTTTAGATTTACTAAAACAGCTCAAGCAGGCAGCTAAACTAACAAAGATTCAGTACTCACATCATGCAGACTTCATTAATACATTTGTACACATAACAACAAAACTACAAATATTACAGCACCAAATGAGactgatttatttatatatgcaTGAAAACCTCGATGGAATAAAGTAGCAGGCTCTGGTAGTTGGGAAATACCTGGATGTTGCTGATGGGTCCAAATCCCAGAGATGGTGAGACTAAGGGGGAGTTGAGTGAGGGGCTAATAACTGTGAAAGGAGAACCCAGGACGTTGGTGGGGCTGTTGGACGCTGAGCTGTTGGGCTGCTGTGTGGACATGGCTATTACACTACCCAGTAAAAAGGATGATGTCCCGGCTGCAGGATGTCAATCTGTGGGTGACAAAAACAATTAGGATACGAACACCATCCTGCAGCCTTTTATCCTCTGCAACAACTATTGGGCAATCAACTCAACATGGGAAATCAAAATAATGTGTTACAGATGACTCTAGTTTAGTTGGTTCTACATTAACTATCATGCGAAATTTACGTAACGCTTATTTTTTATTGTGGACAAAGATTAAATTTAGGGTTAACGTTGACCTAAACAACGAAGTTCATTTCCTGCTTACTGACACGGTCATTTAAAACCCCAAATCCAATTATTTCAGCTATTGTGATACAACCACACTGTGCTTTACAACGATAAATTCACTCAAATCAAGCAATATTTGACAGATAATGTTTATCGCAGAGACAAAAACCTTACCTAAATAAATGTAACGTACATTGAAAAAATGTTAGCGGGTATGGCAATAACGTTACACGTTTGCTAACGACATGCAGCCAGGCTAACTCCAACTTTATTCCGTAGACGGCAGTGAATAATGCTTCACCTCAAATACATTTCATATTGTCTTTAACAAAATATCTAGCACTGCAATGCATGTAACTAATGGTGCGCTGCGTTTACTATTACAGATAGCTAATTAAAGCTAACGATGAACGCATACACGACTGGAGCAACTTAGCTAGGATacattagctaacgttagctttgCTTGCCAGACTTCTAGCCGATGATATAACAGAGCACGACGATGGATTAAAACACTCCCAATTAACCAATACCACGTATGAAGCTTGACTATTCCACATTTGATGAACTATTACAATAATTCCACGCAATTATCAATGTTTTATTGTCAGCTGCGATTACCTCGTTAGCTT from Sphaeramia orbicularis chromosome 16, fSphaOr1.1, whole genome shotgun sequence includes these protein-coding regions:
- the LOC115435120 gene encoding retinoic acid receptor RXR-beta-A-like isoform X1, translated to MSTQQPNSSASNSPTNVLGSPFTVISPSLNSPLVSPSLGFGPISNIQISSSAPVSGMHSISSSEDVKPPFGLRPMPAHSPGIMMSQKRLCVICGDRSSGKHYGVYSCEGCKGFFKRTVRKDLSYTCRDNKECLVDKRQRNRCQYCRYQKCLAMGMKREGMNSVQEERQRNREREGELEFSVGVNEEMPVEKILEAETAVEQKTELHTDSGSAGNSPQDAVTNICQTADKQLFALVEWAKRIPHFCELPLDDQVILLRAGWNELLIASFSHRSIALKDGVLLASELQRDSAHSAGVGAIFDRESVQSAEVGAIFDRVLTELVNKMRDMQMDKTELGCLRAIVLFNPDAKGLSNTSEVELLREKVYASLEAYCKQKYPEQQGRFAKLLLRLPALRSIGLKCLEHLFFFKLIGDTPIDTFLMEMLEAPHQLS
- the LOC115435120 gene encoding retinoic acid receptor RXR-beta-A-like isoform X2; protein product: MSTQQPNSSASNSPTNVLGSPFTVISPSLNSPLVSPSLGFGPISNIQISSSAPVSGMHSISSSEDVKPPFGLRPMPAHSPGIMMSQKRLCVICGDRSSGKHYGVYSCEGCKGFFKRTVRKDLSYTCRDNKECLVDKRQRNRCQYCRYQKCLAMGMKREAVQEERQRNREREGELEFSVGVNEEMPVEKILEAETAVEQKTELHTDSGSAGNSPQDAVTNICQTADKQLFALVEWAKRIPHFCELPLDDQVILLRAGWNELLIASFSHRSIALKDGVLLASELQRDSAHSAGVGAIFDRESVQSAEVGAIFDRVLTELVNKMRDMQMDKTELGCLRAIVLFNPDAKGLSNTSEVELLREKVYASLEAYCKQKYPEQQGRFAKLLLRLPALRSIGLKCLEHLFFFKLIGDTPIDTFLMEMLEAPHQLS